From Bacteroidota bacterium, one genomic window encodes:
- a CDS encoding SDR family oxidoreductase, with protein sequence MKNKRILITGSTSGIGRASAKELAKMGANIVLVSRNEEKLKTQVEELKKATNNESIDYIQGDLSSLADIRKVAEIYRNRYTELDVLLNNAGLIVPDHRTTTDGYEYTFALNHLGYFLLTGLLLDLLKKSSTARIVSVSSSAHKAGKINFNDINFEKGYNSFAAYSQSKLANVLFTYELAEKLKNTNITVNCLHPGVVNTNFGNDYKGGLKLIMSMLKPLLITADKGAETSIFLASSPKVDGISGQFFAKKRASKSSSLSHDKTIAKKLWELSEKMCDFKYSF encoded by the coding sequence ATGAAAAATAAAAGGATTTTAATTACTGGCTCAACTTCAGGAATTGGTAGGGCAAGTGCCAAAGAATTAGCAAAAATGGGAGCAAATATTGTTCTCGTATCACGCAATGAAGAAAAGCTAAAAACACAAGTTGAAGAGTTGAAAAAAGCTACAAATAATGAGTCAATAGACTATATTCAAGGAGATCTTTCATCTTTAGCTGATATTAGGAAAGTTGCAGAAATATACAGAAACAGATATACTGAGCTTGATGTTTTGCTTAATAACGCTGGATTAATTGTACCTGATCACAGAACAACTACTGATGGATATGAATATACTTTCGCACTGAATCATTTAGGTTATTTTCTTCTAACAGGCCTTTTATTGGATCTACTTAAAAAAAGTTCAACTGCTCGTATTGTCAGTGTTAGCTCGTCAGCACATAAAGCTGGCAAAATCAATTTCAATGATATCAATTTTGAAAAAGGTTACAATTCATTTGCTGCCTATTCACAATCAAAACTAGCCAATGTGCTTTTTACCTATGAACTTGCTGAAAAGTTGAAAAATACCAATATAACAGTAAATTGCTTGCATCCGGGCGTGGTAAATACAAATTTTGGAAATGACTACAAAGGAGGATTAAAGCTCATTATGTCGATGCTTAAACCTTTGCTAATAACTGCCGACAAAGGAGCCGAAACCTCAATATTTCTTGCATCATCACCAAAAGTTGATGGTATTAGTGGGCAGTTTTTTGCCAAGAAACGAGCTTCAAAATCATCCAGTTTATCACATGATAAAACAATAGCAAAAAAACTTTGGGAACTAAGTGAAAAAATGTGTGATTTTAAGTATTCTTTCTAA
- a CDS encoding 6-phosphofructokinase gives MRIGILTAGGDCPGINAAIRGVGKSAIVEHKMEVIGFSSGFTGIINKEYQELKEDHLSGILTLGGTILGTSREKPFKQNLGMDKSINKPDMIKKNYHELGLDCLVCIGGNGTQTTANLLAQEGLNIIGIPKTIDNDIEGTDQTFGFDSALGIATEAIDRLHTTANSHKRIMVIELMGHNAGWLSLYAGVAGGGDVILIPEIAFKEEYILRYIEKRVRNKKRYSIVVVAEGIPRPNKKSAAQYISDLISKNTGYESRQTILGYIQRGGTPSAADRILATRFGNFATLLISQGNFGNMIAIRGNKMHAVPLSEVGGKKKLVPIDYPMIKGARKMDTCFGDK, from the coding sequence ATGCGAATAGGAATTTTAACTGCTGGTGGAGATTGTCCGGGTATTAATGCAGCTATACGAGGTGTAGGCAAGTCGGCTATTGTTGAACATAAAATGGAGGTAATAGGTTTCTCATCCGGCTTTACGGGAATTATTAATAAGGAGTATCAGGAATTAAAAGAAGACCATTTGTCAGGGATATTAACCTTAGGTGGAACGATTTTGGGCACATCTCGTGAAAAACCATTCAAACAAAACCTTGGAATGGATAAATCAATCAATAAACCTGATATGATCAAAAAGAACTACCATGAGCTCGGACTCGATTGTTTAGTGTGTATTGGTGGAAATGGAACACAAACAACGGCAAATCTGTTGGCACAAGAAGGATTAAATATTATTGGCATTCCGAAAACAATAGATAACGATATAGAAGGAACCGATCAAACTTTTGGTTTTGATTCCGCCTTGGGAATAGCTACTGAAGCTATTGACAGATTACACACAACCGCCAATTCGCATAAGCGAATTATGGTTATTGAATTGATGGGGCATAATGCTGGTTGGCTGAGCCTATATGCTGGTGTGGCAGGCGGAGGTGATGTTATTTTAATCCCGGAAATAGCTTTTAAGGAAGAATATATTCTTCGCTATATTGAAAAAAGAGTTCGTAACAAAAAGCGTTACTCAATCGTAGTTGTGGCCGAAGGCATTCCACGACCAAATAAAAAATCTGCAGCACAATATATTTCAGATTTAATATCGAAAAATACGGGCTATGAGTCGAGACAAACTATTTTAGGCTATATTCAGCGAGGAGGAACTCCTTCAGCTGCCGATCGCATATTAGCCACACGTTTTGGAAATTTTGCCACACTGCTTATTTCACAAGGCAATTTCGGAAATATGATAGCCATTAGGGGAAATAAAATGCATGCGGTTCCACTATCGGAGGTTGGTGGTAAGAAAAAATTGGTTCCAATTGATTATCCTATGATTAAAGGAGCCCGAAAAATGGATACCTGTTTTGGAGACAAATAA